The following proteins are encoded in a genomic region of Brachypodium distachyon strain Bd21 chromosome 1, Brachypodium_distachyon_v3.0, whole genome shotgun sequence:
- the LOC100845974 gene encoding photosynthetic NDH subunit of subcomplex B 3, chloroplastic: MITPKPRQNLGERARTPTVCSAAVALHWTNSAAAAAAAALHLAMAATLQFLSLLAASSSHPAPSCRSEKKSRSVHLPQQQRNRRLRVIRAVETDEPSVAAPPEEEPPSVDFAFVSPRLLPDGTPDVHYRTACGGQKLRDIMLQGHIDLYGPYDKFLLNCSGGGECGTCIVEVVEGGEMLSPKNEVEKEKLRRKPKTWRLACQATVGKPDSRGQMVIQQLPEWKVHEWDRQ; the protein is encoded by the exons ATGATAACACCAAAGCCAAGACAAAATCTTGGcgagcgcgcgcgcacacCTACGGTTTGCAGTGCAGCCGTCGCCCTTCATTGGACAAAcagcgctgctgctgctgctgctgctgccctccATCTCGCGATGGCAGCGACTCTGCAGTTCCTCAGCCTTCTCGCCGCCTCTTCTTCACATCCAGCTCCTTCCTGCAGAAGCGAGAAGAAGAGCCGCTCCGTCCATCtgccgcagcagcagaggaATAGGAGGCTCCGCGTCATCCGAGCCGTCGAGACGGACGAGCCCTCCGTCGCAGCGCCtccggaggaggagccgccgTCCGTCGACTTCGCCTTCGTCAGC CCCCGGTTGCTGCCGGACGGGACGCCGGACGTGCACTACCGGACGGCGTGCGGCGGGCAGAAGCTCAGGGACATCATGCTCCAAGGGCACATCGACCTCTACGGGCCTTAT gatAAGTTCCTGCTCAACTGCTCGGGAGGCGGCGAGTGCGGGACTTGCATCGTGGAG GTAGTTGAGGGCGGTGAAATGCTTTCCCCCAAAAATGAAGTGGAAAAGGAGAAGCTTAGAAGG AAACCCAAGACTTGGAGACTAGCTTGCCAAGCTACGGTTGGCAAGCCAGATTCAAGAGGGCAG ATGGTCATTCAGCAGCTGCCGGAGTGGAAAGTACACGAGTGGGACAGACAATAA